In Verrucomicrobiota bacterium, the genomic stretch ACCAGTCTGGAGGTTTCCTCTGACGAACGCTCGGCTTTCATCCTGATAGATCAAATCCACTACCTTGCGCTCAGCTATTCCCTCATCTACCGAATAAACGCTCCAAAGACCACGGACTGTCTCTGTAAGAGCGGAAAGTGGAACCCAGAAGCCCTCATCCTCACGTGTTTCATCGATCGTTACTTCAACCAGATCTCCCGGCCGAACCTTCGTTCCTCCATCCACTTCTAGAATCACATCAACCGTTCGGGCCCTCGCGTCTCGCACCGGAAGGATGGCCTTGACCGTGGAAATCACTCTTCCCCCGTTAGTCCGAAGGCTTACCCGTTCTCCGACCTCAAATCGGTCAGCTAAACCATTTGCCAAGCCAATACGAACCTCTGGCATGGTTCTTTCCTTTAACCGAAGAATAGGTTCCCCTATTGAAGCAACTCGCCCCTCATCCGCTACTCGCTCAATCACGATAGCGTCAAAGGGCGAGGCCAATCTCGTCTTCTCGAGGTCAACTTCGATCCGTTCCAAAGCAGCTCTTTGTCTGTTTACACTGGCAACCGCGCTGTCACGCTCTTGCCGGACCTCATCCACTTCTTGCGCAGAGACGCCACCAACTTCGATTCCTTGGATGCGAACCAAGGTCGAATTTGTAAGAGTAACGAGAGTCTCGGCCTCTTGAAGGGTCGCAGAGGCCTCTCTTCGCCGAGCCTCTAGACGGTCAGCATTGAGAACCGCTAGGGTATCGCCCTCCGCTACAATGTCGCCTTCATCCACAAGGATCTCATCAACCGTTCCCTCGATCTCAAAGCCTACTTCAGCGGATTGTCGTGCTTCGACCTGACCAACAAAAATTCGTTTCTCTTTATAGGATTCCTCCCTTTCGACATCCATAATTTTAACCGATAGGGCGTTCGAAATCGCTTCACTCTCCGCAAAGCCCGTCAGGAGACTGATGAGCAAGAAGAACCCACCGGGTAAGAGAATTTCAGCTAGTTTTCTCACAACCATGCTTGTTGATGATTTTGTAGTATTTTTACCGATACGTTTTGTCCGTATTAAGGGTACAGCACTAAAAATGGTACGAAATACCACTAATGAGGAAGAACTGGTTCGCATCGCCGCGATCTTCGACAACCGGACTATCTACCGCATCTCCCAATAGCCTTTCATAGGCTACGATCCCGATTACACCCCAATTATCCGTAAACATATAGTTGGCTGAAACTCCAAAGGAGACATTCTTGAGTCCCGCGCTAGCTTCATATTCGGACAACCCGCTCCGAGTGGCGTTATCTGGATTGATGCTGAAGTAAGTGTCGTTGAACTCGTCCGAAGCCCAGACGGCCATCAACTTAGCGCCGAGCCTTAGACGCTCTGTCGGGGAGTAGTCATAGCCAGGTCCGAAACGAACAACCATTCCCTCGTGAACGCCCGTGACATCCCACAATATATCAACCTCAAAGTGAAGCTCATCAGTTGGATGCAAGACGCCAGACGTTTTTAAGCGGGTGAATGCACCGACTTCAAATGCTGAATCAATTTCGTCAAGCCGGAGTACCGTTGCATCCTCAACCCCATCATCCCTACCATCGCGGAAGTTGGTACTGAGACCAAATTCAATGGTTTCAAAAGGGGACACATTTACATGGAGGCCCAATTCGTTGGTCTTTATGTAATAAGGGCTGTATTCGACTCGCGCGGCACCAACGGGTGAAAATTCATAGTCATCACTCCCTTCGTAATCAGGCGAGTACATCACCCCAGCTCCTACGAAACCGGTAATCTCCTCAGCACT encodes the following:
- a CDS encoding efflux RND transporter periplasmic adaptor subunit codes for the protein MVVRKLAEILLPGGFFLLISLLTGFAESEAISNALSVKIMDVEREESYKEKRIFVGQVEARQSAEVGFEIEGTVDEILVDEGDIVAEGDTLAVLNADRLEARRREASATLQEAETLVTLTNSTLVRIQGIEVGGVSAQEVDEVRQERDSAVASVNRQRAALERIEVDLEKTRLASPFDAIVIERVADEGRVASIGEPILRLKERTMPEVRIGLANGLADRFEVGERVSLRTNGGRVISTVKAILPVRDARARTVDVILEVDGGTKVRPGDLVEVTIDETREDEGFWVPLSALTETVRGLWSVYSVDEGIAERKVVDLIYQDESRAFVRGNLQTGESIIVDGVHRVVPGQSVRPARSRNPEETLLEEL
- a CDS encoding MipA/OmpV family protein yields the protein MKKSTRLTFGAVACTLSTFLVQYASAEEITGFVGAGVMYSPDYEGSDDYEFSPVGAARVEYSPYYIKTNELGLHVNVSPFETIEFGLSTNFRDGRDDGVEDATVLRLDEIDSAFEVGAFTRLKTSGVLHPTDELHFEVDILWDVTGVHEGMVVRFGPGYDYSPTERLRLGAKLMAVWASDEFNDTYFSINPDNATRSGLSEYEASAGLKNVSFGVSANYMFTDNWGVIGIVAYERLLGDAVDSPVVEDRGDANQFFLISGISYHF